TGATGGTCGTTCGGGACCACAAGGGTATGGCCGGGCGCGAGCGGGTTCGCGTCGAGGAAGGCGGTCACGTCGTCGTTCTCGAAGACGATGCGGCCGGGGATCTCGCCGGCGACGATTCCACAGAACGGGCAGTCGTCGTTGTTCGACATAGCCGGCACCTCGCGCGGGCGAGCCAAGAAGGTTTGGCGTCACTCGACCCCGGCGAGCGTCTCGGCGATGGCGTCGAGATAGCCCTCGTGGGTGTAGTCGAGCCGTGAGAGCCAGACCGCCTGATAGGAGGGATGCAGCACCGGCACGAGCGTCGTTTCGAGACTTTCGAGCGCGACCGGTTCGAGGATCGAGTCCAGGAAGCCGTCGATGCTCTTTCCCTCGGTGGCGAGCAGGCTCGTCGTGGCGTGTTTGCCGGTCGCGACGACGGCGCGCGGCTCGATCTCCTCGATCTCGGTTTCGAGATACGGCCGGCAGTTCGTCCGCTCTTCGCTCGTGGGTTCGCGGTTCGATCCGTCCTCGCCCTCTGGAAAGCACTTGACGGCGTTCGTGTAGTATAGGTCGTCGTTGTCGAAGCCGAGGTCGGCAAAGAGATCTCGAATCTTGCGCCCGGAGTGACGTGCGGTGTAGGCCATGCCGGTCCAGTTGCCGCCCTTCCAGCGGTCGGCCTCGGGCGTGCCGGCACCGGGCGCTTCGCCGACGACCACGAGTTCCGCATCGAGCGAGCCGTTGCCCCACGAGATGCACTCACGGGCGTCGGCGAGCGCCGGGCACCGCCCACAGCCGGGCGCGAGGACGTTTTTCGAGTCGGGGTCGGGATAGTCGGGCATGGCGAGTGTGGGGCCGAGCGGTTTGAGTCCGTTCCGGTCCGCGGACTCGCTCCGCTTGGGTCCGACAGATCGGTCTGCACAACCGAGGCTCCTTTAGTCCCCGCACGGGTAGGCGAGCCATGAGCAGGTTCGAGCCGGTCGCGGATCGCTACGACCCCGATGCGGTCGAGGGCCGCGTCTTCGAGCAGTGGGACGAGACCGACGCCTACCGCAAGACGAAGGAACACCGCGCCGACGGCGAGGACTTCTTTTTCGTCGACGGCCCGCCCTACACGTCGGGTGCAGCCCACATGGGCACGACGTGGAACAAGACCCTCAAGGACGCCTATATCCGGTATCACCGAATGCAGGGCTACGACGTTACTGATAGACCTGGCTACGACATGCACGGGCTGCCCATCGAAACCCGCGTCGAGGAGCGACTGGACTTCGAGAACAAGAAGGACATCGAGGCGTTCGGCATGGAGCCGTTCATCGAGGAGTGCAAGCAGTACGCCGACGAACAGCTCGAAGGGCTCCAGTCGGATTTCAAGTCCTTCGGCGTCTGGATGGACTGGGAGAATCCCTACAAAACCGTGAGCCCCGAATACATGGAGGCGGCGTGGTGGGGGTTCGCGGAGGCCGCCGACCGTGGCCTCGTCGAGCAGGGCAAGCGCTCGATCACCCAGTGTCCCCGGTGTGAGACGGCCATCGCCAAGAACGAGGTCGAGTACCACGAGATCGAGGACCCCTCGATCTACGTCGAGTTCCCGCTCCGCGAGCGCGAGGGGAACCTTGTCATCTGGA
This region of Halococcus sediminicola genomic DNA includes:
- a CDS encoding uracil-DNA glycosylase: MPDYPDPDSKNVLAPGCGRCPALADARECISWGNGSLDAELVVVGEAPGAGTPEADRWKGGNWTGMAYTARHSGRKIRDLFADLGFDNDDLYYTNAVKCFPEGEDGSNREPTSEERTNCRPYLETEIEEIEPRAVVATGKHATTSLLATEGKSIDGFLDSILEPVALESLETTLVPVLHPSYQAVWLSRLDYTHEGYLDAIAETLAGVE